In uncultured Desulfobacter sp., one DNA window encodes the following:
- a CDS encoding alpha/beta hydrolase has protein sequence MTFKSSIAFRAKAKAGEAMIEAFLNKNGKRLGVNLRTHQGPPRMEWANIGSDKKETLVLIHGFGDRKESFYFIAKFLKEKLDLVIPDLPGFGKSGMDPNLVYSLDNYVDWLDRFIRQTGLDTFHLAGSSMGGAIAAKFAAQFPTRVNTLSLVGSAGFYVPGKPSIYDEVLAGSNIFHIRSPQEFENLQSRLFRNSPPLPTCVKEYMILKGIEDRGWLDKIFDELVDMDSIKSGKISLEQASLNHLCKDLTMPVMLFWGRHDSLLPWETAPFVQELLPNARVHIYEDYGHIPHLECPGKLAGDMLAFIMENKR, from the coding sequence ATGACATTTAAATCATCCATAGCGTTTAGAGCCAAGGCCAAAGCCGGCGAGGCGATGATCGAGGCCTTTCTCAACAAAAACGGAAAGCGGCTGGGGGTGAATCTTCGTACCCATCAGGGACCGCCACGTATGGAGTGGGCGAATATCGGATCGGATAAAAAAGAGACGCTGGTCCTGATTCACGGCTTCGGGGACAGAAAAGAGAGTTTTTATTTCATTGCAAAATTTTTAAAAGAAAAGCTGGATCTTGTGATACCGGATTTGCCGGGGTTTGGCAAATCCGGTATGGACCCGAACCTGGTTTATAGTTTGGATAATTACGTTGATTGGCTGGACCGGTTTATTCGACAAACCGGTCTGGACACGTTTCATCTTGCCGGCTCTTCCATGGGAGGGGCCATTGCCGCAAAATTTGCGGCCCAATTTCCCACCAGAGTCAACACCTTGTCTTTGGTGGGCTCTGCCGGGTTTTACGTACCCGGCAAGCCATCTATTTATGATGAAGTCCTGGCCGGGTCTAATATTTTCCATATAAGATCCCCACAGGAGTTTGAAAATTTACAATCCAGACTTTTCAGAAACAGTCCGCCGCTACCGACTTGTGTTAAGGAGTATATGATTTTAAAGGGCATAGAGGACCGGGGCTGGCTTGATAAAATATTTGATGAACTGGTGGACATGGATTCAATAAAGTCCGGCAAAATTTCTTTGGAACAGGCCTCTTTAAACCATCTGTGCAAGGATCTTACCATGCCGGTCATGCTGTTCTGGGGCCGTCATGATTCTCTTTTGCCTTGGGAAACAGCGCCCTTCGTGCAAGAATTGCTTCCCAATGCGCGGGTTCATATTTATGAGGATTATGGCCATATCCCCCATTTGGAATGTCCCGGAAAATTGGCCGGGGATATGTTGGCGTTTATCATGGAGAACAAAAGATGA
- a CDS encoding alpha-isopropylmalate synthase regulatory domain-containing protein, which translates to MAIKQNESGTWVLEQTQIPDEARQEVEIFDTTLRDGEQGGVTFKGDSKFKIARFLADTGVSTIEVGFPSSTPLEFDTVKQIADTVEGPHICGLTTMDLENIKRTWQALENNPNPTIHVFTLNIDEASIRAYKADPNEQIEKASRAVAYAKELMGGKGRVEFSAQNTILALSQSLNPEYTFLQEYISKIYGHAIKAGADVINIPHTVAKGIEIEIQEAIRYFKMLVEGTDDIILSFHAHNDFGVSVADTLAAVKEGIRQVEGTWYSLGERAGNTPLEQVIMNLSLKPAYNRKFFTSFKLERTNSVARFIERESCIPIPYNAPGVGPNALRHGSGVHSDGDKKGKAIGENIYLPCSPEDIGWTGNTHQITKLTGVSGVTARLDELGFEFEKSFVREHVMPVIKSRDITYGDKELRMIGDDFRYTGKDHIEFVDYAFNKFANSTVRQAQVVLVVNGEKKIGEAFMGKNGPINAVFSAIDDVLGLGERKPKLVVYEPSNRGRTHSSTAEALVVLTGNGHELSYNLAAPVWLGRAEDDDTIAASAKSYVQALSRFMTDMKEKNEMNEN; encoded by the coding sequence ATGGCGATCAAACAAAATGAAAGTGGTACGTGGGTACTGGAACAGACCCAGATTCCGGACGAGGCCAGACAGGAAGTGGAAATTTTTGATACTACCCTGCGGGATGGGGAGCAGGGCGGGGTCACCTTTAAAGGGGATTCAAAATTTAAAATTGCCCGGTTTCTGGCTGACACGGGGGTCAGCACCATAGAGGTGGGCTTTCCCAGTTCCACCCCCCTGGAGTTTGATACGGTAAAACAGATTGCCGATACCGTGGAAGGGCCTCATATTTGCGGACTGACCACCATGGATCTTGAAAATATCAAGCGGACATGGCAGGCCCTGGAAAACAATCCCAACCCCACCATCCACGTATTCACCCTTAACATTGACGAGGCCTCCATCCGGGCATATAAGGCCGATCCCAATGAACAGATCGAAAAAGCCTCCCGGGCCGTCGCCTATGCAAAGGAGTTGATGGGCGGCAAAGGCCGGGTGGAATTTTCAGCTCAGAACACCATTCTGGCCTTGTCCCAGTCCCTGAATCCGGAATATACTTTTTTGCAGGAGTATATATCTAAAATCTATGGCCATGCGATTAAGGCCGGCGCAGACGTGATAAACATCCCCCATACCGTGGCCAAGGGAATTGAAATTGAAATCCAGGAAGCCATCCGGTATTTTAAGATGCTTGTGGAAGGGACCGATGACATCATCTTAAGTTTTCATGCCCACAATGATTTCGGCGTCAGTGTTGCAGATACCCTTGCAGCCGTCAAAGAGGGTATCCGGCAGGTGGAAGGCACCTGGTATTCACTGGGGGAAAGGGCAGGCAATACACCGCTGGAGCAGGTGATCATGAATCTGTCACTGAAACCGGCATACAACCGGAAATTTTTCACCTCCTTTAAGCTTGAACGAACCAATAGCGTGGCAAGGTTCATTGAAAGGGAAAGCTGCATTCCCATTCCCTACAATGCGCCGGGGGTTGGACCCAATGCCCTGCGTCACGGATCAGGGGTTCATTCCGACGGCGACAAAAAGGGTAAGGCAATCGGGGAAAATATTTATCTGCCCTGTTCACCTGAAGATATCGGCTGGACCGGTAACACCCACCAGATCACCAAGCTGACCGGGGTAAGCGGCGTTACTGCCAGACTTGATGAACTGGGATTTGAATTTGAAAAAAGCTTTGTCCGGGAACATGTCATGCCCGTGATCAAGTCCCGGGACATTACATATGGGGATAAGGAACTGCGTATGATCGGGGACGATTTCAGGTACACAGGCAAAGATCATATTGAGTTTGTGGATTACGCGTTCAACAAATTTGCCAACTCCACGGTCCGTCAGGCCCAGGTGGTACTGGTGGTTAACGGTGAAAAAAAGATCGGCGAGGCCTTCATGGGCAAAAACGGTCCCATCAATGCGGTATTCAGTGCCATTGACGATGTCCTGGGACTTGGTGAAAGAAAACCCAAACTAGTGGTTTACGAGCCCAGCAACCGCGGACGGACCCACTCTTCAACAGCGGAGGCGTTGGTCGTGCTCACCGGCAACGGCCATGAGCTTAGCTATAATCTGGCTGCGCCTGTCTGGTTGGGTCGGGCCGAAGATGATGATACCATCGCAGCCTCAGCCAAATCCTATGTCCAGGCGTTGAGCCGGTTTATGACGGACATGAAAGAAAAAAACGAAATGAATGAAAATTAG